The Anopheles merus strain MAF chromosome 2L, AmerM5.1, whole genome shotgun sequence genome has a segment encoding these proteins:
- the LOC121592573 gene encoding tubulointerstitial nephritis antigen-like isoform X2, protein MRHLLLFLALVGFVVGQGSRFRQEFPGPYCAARADRCCRDRQDGCAQPISTTLCYCDEFCERGEHGDCCPDYEEVCMGIAPEPENATSCVYKNRYFTPYDQALMDNCNTCKCNMDGSVTCTEDVCLADDDLLRQLHHLERSIGWKATNYSEWWGRKYDEGKVLRLGTFQPRFRVKAMKRLSNKGGHLPSRFDASEHWTGLVAEARDQGWCGSSWAFSTATMASDRFAILSKGREMVQLAPQQMLACVRRQQGCSGGHLDTAWQYLRRTGVVNEECYPYIAAQNVCKISNDDTLITANCELPVKVNRTLMYKMGPAFSLNNETDIMAEIKDRGTVQAIMRVYRDFFSYRSGIYRHSAAATPAEERSAYHSVRLIGWGEERVGYDVVKYWIAINSWGQWWGENGRFRILRGSNECDIESYVLASNPYVHEHVQAIRKVGELQELIVGTGYVPHPSRRYPPYAHRG, encoded by the exons ATGAGACATTTGTTGCTGTTTCTGGCGCTGGTAGGCTTTGTGGTCGGCCAAGGCAGTCGCTTCCGCCAAGAGTTCCCCGGCCCGTACTGTGCTGCGCGTGCAGATAGATGTTGCCGCGATCGACAGGATGGCTGTGCACAACCAATCTCGA CAACGCTCTGCTACTGTGATGAGTTCTGCGAACGGGGCGAGCATGGCGATTGCTGTCCGGATTATGAGGAAGTGTGCATGGGCATTGCTCCCGAGCCAGAAAATGCCACATCCTGTGTGTACAAAAATCGGTACTTCACACCGTACGATCAGGCCCTAATGGACAACTGTAATACTTG CAAATGCAACATGGACGGTTCGGTCACCTGTACGGAAGACGTTTGTTTGGCGGACGATGATCTGCTCAGGCAGCTGCACCATCTGGAGCGATCGATCGGATGGAAGGCAACGAACTACAGCGAATGGTGGGGTCGCAAGTATGACGAAGGTAAGGTGCTGCGTCTCGGTACGTTCCAGCCGAGGTTCCGCGTGAAGGCAATGAAGCGACTGAGCAACAAGGGAGGCCACTTGCCAAGCCGTTTCGATGCTAGCGAACACTGGACTGGACTGGTTGCTGAAGCACGAGATCAAG GCTGGTGCGGTTCGTCCTGGGCATTCTCGACGGCAACGATGGCTTCCGATCGCTTCGCTATCCTGTCGAAGGGTCGTGAAATGGTTCAGCTAGCTCCTCAGCAGATGCTAGCCTGTGTGCGGCGCCAGCAAGGATGCAGTGGAGGACACTTGGATACGGCTTGGCAGTATCTGCGCAGAACTGG TGTGGTCAACGAAGAGTGCTACCCATACATTGCGGCACAGAATGTGTGCAAAATCAGTAACGACGACACGCTGATCACGGCCAACTGTGAGCTGCCGGTTAAGGTGAATCGTACGCTGATGTACAAGATGGGACCGGCGTTCAGTCTCAACAACGAAACGGACATCATGGCCGAAATCAAGGATCGTGGAACGGTGCAGG CCATCATGCGAGTGTATCGGGACTTTTTCTCGTACCGCAGTGGAATTTACCGCCATTCGGCTGCAGCCACACCCGCCGAGGAGCGTTCCGCTTATCATTCGGTGCGTCTGATCGGTTGGGGAGAGGAACGTGTGGGCTATGATGTCGTGAAATATTGG ATTGCCATCAACTCCTGGGGCCAATGGTGGGGCGAGAATGGTCGCTTCCGCATTCTGCGCGGATCCAACGAGTGTGACATTGAAAGCTACGTTCTAGCCTCCAACCCGTACGTGCACGAGCACGTTCAGGCCATTCGCAAGGTGGGCGAACTGCAGGAGCTGATCGTCGGAACGGGTTACGTTCCTCATCCCAGCCGCCGCTACCCACCGTACGCACACCGTGGCTAA
- the LOC121592573 gene encoding tubulointerstitial nephritis antigen-like isoform X1 — MRGFKIAKMRHLLLFLALVGFVVGQGSRFRQEFPGPYCAARADRCCRDRQDGCAQPISTTLCYCDEFCERGEHGDCCPDYEEVCMGIAPEPENATSCVYKNRYFTPYDQALMDNCNTCKCNMDGSVTCTEDVCLADDDLLRQLHHLERSIGWKATNYSEWWGRKYDEGKVLRLGTFQPRFRVKAMKRLSNKGGHLPSRFDASEHWTGLVAEARDQGWCGSSWAFSTATMASDRFAILSKGREMVQLAPQQMLACVRRQQGCSGGHLDTAWQYLRRTGVVNEECYPYIAAQNVCKISNDDTLITANCELPVKVNRTLMYKMGPAFSLNNETDIMAEIKDRGTVQAIMRVYRDFFSYRSGIYRHSAAATPAEERSAYHSVRLIGWGEERVGYDVVKYWIAINSWGQWWGENGRFRILRGSNECDIESYVLASNPYVHEHVQAIRKVGELQELIVGTGYVPHPSRRYPPYAHRG, encoded by the exons ATGCGCGG TTTCAAAATCGCGAAGATGAGACATTTGTTGCTGTTTCTGGCGCTGGTAGGCTTTGTGGTCGGCCAAGGCAGTCGCTTCCGCCAAGAGTTCCCCGGCCCGTACTGTGCTGCGCGTGCAGATAGATGTTGCCGCGATCGACAGGATGGCTGTGCACAACCAATCTCGA CAACGCTCTGCTACTGTGATGAGTTCTGCGAACGGGGCGAGCATGGCGATTGCTGTCCGGATTATGAGGAAGTGTGCATGGGCATTGCTCCCGAGCCAGAAAATGCCACATCCTGTGTGTACAAAAATCGGTACTTCACACCGTACGATCAGGCCCTAATGGACAACTGTAATACTTG CAAATGCAACATGGACGGTTCGGTCACCTGTACGGAAGACGTTTGTTTGGCGGACGATGATCTGCTCAGGCAGCTGCACCATCTGGAGCGATCGATCGGATGGAAGGCAACGAACTACAGCGAATGGTGGGGTCGCAAGTATGACGAAGGTAAGGTGCTGCGTCTCGGTACGTTCCAGCCGAGGTTCCGCGTGAAGGCAATGAAGCGACTGAGCAACAAGGGAGGCCACTTGCCAAGCCGTTTCGATGCTAGCGAACACTGGACTGGACTGGTTGCTGAAGCACGAGATCAAG GCTGGTGCGGTTCGTCCTGGGCATTCTCGACGGCAACGATGGCTTCCGATCGCTTCGCTATCCTGTCGAAGGGTCGTGAAATGGTTCAGCTAGCTCCTCAGCAGATGCTAGCCTGTGTGCGGCGCCAGCAAGGATGCAGTGGAGGACACTTGGATACGGCTTGGCAGTATCTGCGCAGAACTGG TGTGGTCAACGAAGAGTGCTACCCATACATTGCGGCACAGAATGTGTGCAAAATCAGTAACGACGACACGCTGATCACGGCCAACTGTGAGCTGCCGGTTAAGGTGAATCGTACGCTGATGTACAAGATGGGACCGGCGTTCAGTCTCAACAACGAAACGGACATCATGGCCGAAATCAAGGATCGTGGAACGGTGCAGG CCATCATGCGAGTGTATCGGGACTTTTTCTCGTACCGCAGTGGAATTTACCGCCATTCGGCTGCAGCCACACCCGCCGAGGAGCGTTCCGCTTATCATTCGGTGCGTCTGATCGGTTGGGGAGAGGAACGTGTGGGCTATGATGTCGTGAAATATTGG ATTGCCATCAACTCCTGGGGCCAATGGTGGGGCGAGAATGGTCGCTTCCGCATTCTGCGCGGATCCAACGAGTGTGACATTGAAAGCTACGTTCTAGCCTCCAACCCGTACGTGCACGAGCACGTTCAGGCCATTCGCAAGGTGGGCGAACTGCAGGAGCTGATCGTCGGAACGGGTTACGTTCCTCATCCCAGCCGCCGCTACCCACCGTACGCACACCGTGGCTAA